Proteins from one Podarcis raffonei isolate rPodRaf1 chromosome 1, rPodRaf1.pri, whole genome shotgun sequence genomic window:
- the BATF gene encoding basic leucine zipper transcriptional factor ATF-like isoform X1, with protein sequence MSVAEEIRVYEKGLVTGSGNLQAAEDTLLSFLISRRLGRECGRGLKMSSAISKGLGSLLGFAQNMSLQEENESQDLERQNAALRREIKQLSDELKHFSAMLTSHETHCSILHTQPPAPTEVLFTPLPFPQTHISAPCFQH encoded by the exons ATGTCTGTGGCCGAGGAAATACGCGTGTATGAAAAGGGCTTGGTGACAGGCAGTGGGAACCTACAGGCGGCGGAGGATACACTGCTGTCATTTCTCATAAGTCGCCGGCTGGGGAGAGAGTGCGGCCGAGGACTGAAAATGTCATCCGCTATCAGCAAGGGGCTGGGTTCTCTGCTTGGGTTTGCCCAGAACATGAGTTTACAGGAAGAAAAC GAGAGTCAAGACTTGGAGAGGCAGAATGCTGCTTTGCGTCGGGAGATCAAGCAACTGTCAGATGAACTGAAACACTTCTCTGCCATGCTGACTTCCCACGAGACTCACTGCTCCATCCTCCATACGCAGCCCCCAGCACCCACCGAAGTGCTTTTCACGCCACTCCCCTTTCCCCAGACCCACATCAGTGCCCCATGTTTCCAGCACTGA